GAAGTTTGACCGCAGAATAGCGATTACCTGGAAAAAGTACTGGACACATAAAGAAATATTCAAATCACACCTCTCGCTGCCCATCAATAAGGTGGTTATGAACTCAGCAATTTTATCATGTCTTACATATGGATGTCAAACTTGGGTATTTAATCACAATATTATGAGCGAAATCCAGACCACTCAAAGATGAATGGTGAGAAGTTACCCTGGCTTACATTTGAAGGGCAAAGTAAGAAATAGAGACATTCGCAGGAAAACTAAGGTAATAGACGTACTCATATTTTCCCTGCAAAGAAAGTGGAATTAGATAGGTCACGTCGCCTACCACAAAGACGATAGATGGACGCTAAAATCTATCAAGTGGCAAGGTCCACAGGGCACGAGAGCAAGAGGCAGGCCTTACGCTAGATGGGCGGATGAAATAGCGGACGGGGCGGTCGTTCATGGCTTGAGCTAGCTAGAGGCTTGGAAATCTTTAGATGAGGCTTTTACCCGAAAGGGTTCATACAATCTTAAATgacattgtttaatttatttatttagttttagatGAAATTCTatgtaaagtattaataattaattgtaattttggtTTTTGTAAATTGAGGTAATGATTgatgttatattttgtttgtaattaaataaagctttattaatattataaaaatgaacgaAATGTGTTAACTCATAGTAAATGTAGATTAAtcatatgtaattatatttcccacaaaattaactatattttgtaattgtaatttcaaaaaaaatatttctgaaatatatatacatacatttaataaatacatgtaaataacaataacaaaatataaacttatCTCGCTAAAGATCTAAGTTCTAAGCAATACAATATGCAGAGGCAATAATACCTTTTTTTCGGTCGCAGGTGGTCCGGGACGCCCCTTGGGAGTACGACGAGGAGTTTCTCGAGAAGCACAAGATCGACTTCCTGGCACACGACGACATCCCCTACACGACGGAGGACTGTGAGGACACATACGCGATGATCAAGGCGAAGGACATGTTCGTGGCCACCGAGAGGACGGAGGGTaggcaaatttttttatttttttatttgtttcactATGACCCCAGTAGGTTAATAATAGACAAATTGTATTTATAGCCACTAGATGCGATGAATAAGGTGTCCAGAGCTCCTAGAGAGAGTCAGGGTATGGTTGGGAGCGCCCATCCGATGCTTTTGGACTTGCAGGTTTCCATAGGCTATACTTAATTCCTAACCCCTTTTTTATATGACGTTGACTGTCGGCTTAACAAGCGTACGATCCACCTGATTAGCTGTTACGACTGCATTACCAAAGCATCGCAAACTCATTGCCGATTCTACCTCCGACCTTCCCCAGGAGCTTGCTACCTCGCCActggaatacaacactacttgacgacagtattatttagtggtTACCTTCTGTAAAGGTTCCTCGGTaattcaacacaaaaataatttctcaATTTGAACTAGTAAGTTCTAGGATTAGCGCGTACaacaaaattttcagctttataatttatttatttatttatttaacaatttatgtacactaggaaagcaaaaggaaatagctcttataaacaatgctggtacaaaggcactatatataatattagtatagataattcaaatagtttaaaaatgtatatcatgtttaatgtgaagctaccaccgattagGAAAGTAGATTCTTTAAAGGtccggcaagaaactccgcattTAAAACAAACTGTCAATCATTACAAACTTGTCATGCCTTTGAATGTGTATATTTAGAAAGTTTACTCAGTAGACGACCAAGAGGTCCTATTTGGTATCGACTTGACCCGAAGCCGATTAGGGTTGACCGCAGTCATAATTAGTTAGACGCGACGAGTAAATATAGTGTTGGtatcatttatttttctgtaaTGCTTATACTTATTAGGTAGACATTAAAGTAGGTAATTTTATCATTGTTATGGCGGCTCAAAATGTTAAAGGATGGAATTTCGAATATATTATGACATGAATGAATATAtaggccatataggtgtttgccgtggtctgggtgtttgtgcagtccttgtgggtttgcccaccgtgcctcggagagcacgttaagccgtcagtcccggttgttatcatgtacacctgatagcgatcgttactcatagtagggaatatatccaccaacccgcattggagcagcgtggtggattaagctctgatccttctcctacatggggaaagaggcctatgcccagtagtgggatattgcaggctgaagcggaatgaatatatgtacaatattcCTTAATATGAATCGATTATAGAATTTATTTCGAATAATGCTGACTTGCTATACGACCTTTTCACTTTTCTTTTGGGTGTTTTTGCTAGTTTCATATGTTTTCGGATCTCCGATACAAGAGTAAATCCTAGTAGTAATTGAGTGTGAGCAGTCTAATCTTcactaataatattgtaaatggaAAAATTTGGgtggatggatgtttgttattCTTTTACGGAACTGATTGTAATTCGATTTGGCATGTTGATAGATAACTGGAGATAAAGCGaaagaataacacataggctaatTTTTATCCTTATATTCCTACGGGATCCGAAATTACGAGGACGAAACTGTGGGACATATcgtataatatattgtattaagtacttattaattttaatgaccgTATAATTGTTCCAGGTGTATCGACGTCTGATATCGTGGCGCGGATAGTCCGCGACTACGACATCTACGTGAGACGAAACCTCGCGCGAGGGTATTCAGCCAAGGAGCTAAACGTGTCCTTCCTTAACGAGAAGAAGTTCCGCCTGCAGAACAAGATGGACGAGCTCAAGGATAAGGGGAAGAAGGTGAGCAGCACTTATCTGAATTTAATCTGCCCGTAAAACTCCCACTTTTGGACAAAGATCTAGGAGATGGATTTTAGCTTAACTATCACGCTACTCCTATGTTGTTTAGTGTATAAGTTCCTTTCTAAAATTACCGAGAGTTGTCAAGAGATAATAACCGGGAAAGCTTTATGTGCTCTCTGCGCTACCCAggccagaaataaatatttatgtaagcgGGATTCGAATCCACGACTATCAGCCTTAATAGATATTTGGCgctattactattaattaatataattattaaaaattatttgtatattctggaaaaaaaattacctgtaaaaaaatatcttgtagCTCATtagttacctgaaataaagattaatttattttttgacatcATTTCTGTTGCAAGTGGAACTTGCGACCTTGAACAAACCAGTCTAGACGAagtctttaaatatttagactGGTTATTGTAAGGCGGAAATAATAAAGAGATAATTCTTAGAAAaacacttaaaattaattatgtaatattataataattatatttgaaaatgtactaaattatatttataaaatattatgtagataTAAAGAATTCGTGTGtatgaatgtttttattgtgtaaCGTTATTTTTGTGTCGAAATGCTAAGGCCACCGATCAGATAAAAAAACGATTGTTAGAAAATTCACGTGCCTCAGATTACTAAACTACTGTACTGACCCAAAATCTGACAATTATATGAAGGAAATTCCTTAATCTgacggtttaaaaaaaatctgcaaaCACCCATCAAGCAAATCGGCCGATTATTTCAATTGCGAAAAGTGGTATGAAAATGTATTAGTAGCTATCGATTTCTCTCTATAAATAAGGCTtagatatgtttaaaaaaaaacggaggattaatattttttcgttatCAGATACACGTAGTACAACATACAACctttttttagggttccgtacctctaaaggaaaaaacggaacccttataggatcactttgttgtttctttttagtatttaatacgACACTCGAGTAAATCCACATTTACCTCCCATCTTAATCCCATAAACCTCCCAACGTGACGACGTCCATCAACATAACGTTATTCACTCGCAGGTGATGACGAACATCGGCGAGAAGCGAGTCGACATCCTGACGAAGTGGGAGGAGAAGTCCCGCGAGCTGATCGACGCGTTCCTGCTGCTGTTCGGGCCGGACGGGCGGCTGTCCAGCATCTGGAACGAGTCGAAGGGCAGGCTCATGCAGGCGCTCAGCCAGCCGCCCTCGCCGCGCGCCTCGCCGCCGCCCAGCGAGCTCGGCGACGCGGCCGACGAGCACAGGTACCTGCCCCCTCCGCCTCTACTGGTGTGGACTTcaattctatttaaatatttctgtcGCCCTGAGGTGATTATGGTGCTGGTACTGTCAAAATCGGACCGTTTCCGGACTTATACACTTTCAGTAGGtacttgtcattggcaaaatcatcggcgaaaagctgatggagccatagtctttaaagaagaaaaagattatggtgctgatgatgatgatgatgatgatgatcgacatttgtaactttttttacgtggggaaaatccgtcatggatcggggcgggggcgccagagggttatgtcagattCCTAcagactaaaaaaccaccacgtgtgagcagtcgtccgcttgggtggggcgagatggggtcgcgctagcattcgccacctcaccccggcggtaggcccagacgaaacctccgggccccggcacaatggtgggggtggcctcgctcacaataaggccacccctcagacatgtggggtcgtgtcccccgactatcggccggcgaccccactattacgagggggggagaaGGTGGGCAAACTGTCTCCTTGctcccgtacgtctgcgccggagcgGGTCAGCGGGACGTCACTCTCCCTGGCCCGCTCCGTCATCACCTCTTCGCAGAAGTAGACCtgcgcctgccacgatctctcactgTCGAGCATGGCTTGTACCTGCACCAGCCGTTTTCACTCCGGATGATTTGCTGCACGATCTTCCCATTTGGAGGCCTAAATGTGACATTTTTCCATATGTCTCTTCTGAACGTCCTTATAGCGTAGAAACTGGCTGCCTTGTTTTCGCTTTCCGTTCTGAAGTTTTGAAACGAAGATGCACTTCGCCTCTTTAATAGGCATTCGCGACTGATGTCCGTACCATCAAAGATGTCTTCTTATATTGGGAAGTTAATTGGCCTTGATTTCTGCTACCTGTGAACGGCGAAGCACGTCCAATTCCTTACACGATCCAACCAATGGATATTTAGAATATCGTGCAAGCATCTTAGTTGGAATCGGTCCTATATACGGATATGCTTGCGGTACGCAACCGACGCCTCTGATGCTATAAATTGCAAATGACAACGCCATACAGCATGAAATTTAAGTTTTCAATTTGAGATCGTGGGAACGCATGCTTTTAGACCTTAGCTTGCCgaaagctatttatttatagtgtgaagctagcttatagtatggttattaacataataacaacaacattcaaatatgagCTGTTacattacacgttgttacaaaatgcgttgaagaaacaaagattcactgctcgttccgcGTCGGTGATAGcttgataatatgtagcctatatgttgatccgacttcttaataatattcgtgccaaattcaaagtaaatccatgcagtactttttgagtttatcccggacatacatacagacaaacagacaaacattctaaaaaccatatttttgtctttggtatcgattgtaaatcacacACCAAGTtttcttttagaaaaatatttaatgtacagttttgtacattgaatatttgtgtttaaaaataCTGAGCTGGGCtcagtcacccaggtactataatatttatgtgtatattcttatataagtaGTGGTGTGTATgatagtatattatatgtagtatgtatattgcatgatgttatgaatattatttaattaggtttttattttcaagaatctgTATGATGTCTATATTACTGCACTCTCTTAGCCTGCTATGCAACattagttccactaccacaggttggctggaagagatctctcctagagataagtccaccgttgataactaaatttgtatacaaataactgtatttttttttaaagtgcaataaagaatataaataagcTACAGCTGCCGCACAGATTTAATGTCCATATCACATTTAGATTTTACTGTGCTTCCTAAGTACTTGAacacttataaaatattgtacattGTTGCAGGGGCTCAGCGTCCCCCCCACCCCCCAAGTCGCGACGCTGCGACACGCTGTGGGAGCAACAAGCAGGTAACTGggtaattatttgtttgtagcTTTTTCTAGCTTTCGACTAAACACAACAAAACAAACACACGCTACTCGCCA
This is a stretch of genomic DNA from Melitaea cinxia chromosome 2, ilMelCinx1.1, whole genome shotgun sequence. It encodes these proteins:
- the LOC123663555 gene encoding choline-phosphate cytidylyltransferase A-like, whose product is MMSALTMTTTLTNGHHNGKLETGLNGYRKNGYVKPEISNSSSLCMAAPFSTDPEAVAERERCSYGRIPRAVAVAGTANRRVRVYSDGIYDMFHQGHARQLQQAKTVFPNVYLIVGVCNDKLTHNRKGRTVMTEDERYEAVRHCRYVDEVVRDAPWEYDEEFLEKHKIDFLAHDDIPYTTEDCEDTYAMIKAKDMFVATERTEGVSTSDIVARIVRDYDIYVRRNLARGYSAKELNVSFLNEKKFRLQNKMDELKDKGKKVMTNIGEKRVDILTKWEEKSRELIDAFLLLFGPDGRLSSIWNESKGRLMQALSQPPSPRASPPPSELGDAADEHRGSASPPPPKSRRCDTLWEQQADASSSDDAGESEEAAQRQLTDDGSDSDEDYQDTSPYL